Proteins from a single region of Veillonellaceae bacterium:
- a CDS encoding LCP family protein gives MRTVRRRVRWSRVLLVLIIFIMFIAAVAGAAFYIYKIAFNAVPASMHTVSAKEPTGRTNILLLGLDSGDETNADSPRRSDTMIVASINNEDGTVNLLSIPRDTRVIIPGQKNYDKINHAYFFGGPRLAAKTVEDFLQLPIHYYAAADWQTFVKVVDIVGGVNLYVERDMHYNDPYANFEISLQKGYQHLDGRKSGQYIRYRSDELGDIGRVQRQQRFIKALSSEVLNAGLIIKVPELASVAKEHVETDIPPGQALKLAYSLKGLNSGNLHIEMLPGNFVTHEGLSYWSPDTERIAQVVDRMFNSRSSEMSGIFDKNKRSN, from the coding sequence ATGCGGACCGTTCGCCGTAGAGTTCGCTGGTCGCGAGTCCTACTGGTTTTAATTATCTTTATAATGTTTATTGCAGCGGTTGCCGGGGCGGCTTTCTATATTTATAAAATAGCATTCAATGCGGTGCCGGCTAGCATGCATACGGTTTCCGCTAAAGAACCAACGGGAAGGACCAATATACTGCTGCTTGGACTTGATAGCGGCGATGAAACAAATGCTGATTCACCGCGGCGTTCAGACACCATGATTGTGGCAAGTATTAATAACGAGGACGGAACAGTTAACCTATTGTCAATACCACGTGATACAAGGGTGATTATTCCGGGGCAAAAGAACTACGACAAGATTAATCATGCTTATTTTTTTGGGGGTCCAAGGCTTGCTGCAAAAACAGTAGAGGACTTCTTACAATTGCCGATTCATTACTATGCGGCTGCCGATTGGCAAACTTTTGTTAAAGTTGTTGATATTGTTGGTGGAGTAAATCTTTATGTCGAGCGGGATATGCATTATAATGACCCATACGCCAATTTTGAGATTAGCCTTCAAAAAGGCTATCAGCATCTGGATGGTCGTAAATCCGGTCAGTATATTAGATACCGGAGCGATGAACTTGGCGATATAGGACGTGTTCAACGTCAGCAGCGGTTTATCAAAGCGTTAAGCAGCGAGGTTCTCAACGCTGGGCTGATTATAAAAGTTCCGGAACTTGCCAGTGTGGCTAAGGAACATGTAGAAACCGATATACCGCCGGGGCAGGCGCTTAAGCTTGCTTACAGTTTAAAGGGTTTAAATTCCGGAAATCTGCATATCGAAATGCTGCCCGGCAACTTTGTAACGCATGAAGGACTAAGCTATTGGAGCCCGGACACGGAACGAATCGCACAAGTAGTCGACCGTATGTTTAATTCCCGTTCGTCTGAAATGAGTGGGATATTTGATAAAAATAAGCGTAGCAATTGA
- a CDS encoding HD domain-containing protein, giving the protein MELEAIIDKLKISLTPKRLLHSYGVSETAVLLASKYDADQDKARLAGILHDCAREIPSRKLADEASKRMINIDEVERLQPILLHAALGAKLAEEKYGIRDKEILEAIEKHTVGGLSMSKLAKIVYLADFIEPNRNFPGVEKLRQIAENNLDHAVLAAYDHTLEYIIKQRGLIHPATVAGRNQILKNITE; this is encoded by the coding sequence ATGGAACTCGAGGCGATTATTGACAAATTAAAGATTTCTTTAACGCCCAAACGCCTGCTTCATTCATATGGGGTAAGCGAAACAGCAGTTTTATTAGCCAGCAAATATGACGCTGATCAGGATAAGGCCCGATTGGCTGGTATTTTGCATGACTGTGCGCGAGAAATACCTTCCCGAAAGCTTGCTGATGAAGCGTCAAAACGTATGATTAATATCGATGAAGTGGAGCGGTTGCAGCCTATCCTGCTTCATGCAGCTCTTGGAGCAAAACTTGCTGAAGAAAAGTATGGAATTAGGGACAAAGAAATTCTGGAGGCAATTGAGAAACATACTGTCGGCGGCCTGTCAATGAGCAAGCTGGCTAAGATTGTTTATTTAGCAGATTTCATCGAACCTAATCGAAACTTTCCTGGTGTAGAAAAACTGCGCCAAATTGCTGAAAATAATCTTGATCATGCTGTCTTGGCGGCTTATGATCATACTTTAGAATACATTATTAAGCAGCGCGGCTTAATTCATCCGGCTACTGTTGCTGGGCGTAACCAAATTTTAAAGAATATAACTGAATGA
- a CDS encoding RNA-binding protein: MSKTLYVGNLPWSTTEDSLADAFRPHGSVISSRIITDKETGRSRGFGFVEVEDADADNMINAMNGSDLGGRQIVVNEAKPRQG, from the coding sequence ATGTCAAAAACTCTCTATGTTGGCAACCTTCCATGGTCCACCACTGAAGATTCTTTGGCAGACGCTTTCCGTCCGCACGGTTCAGTAATTTCAAGCAGGATAATAACCGATAAAGAGACTGGGCGTTCAAGAGGTTTTGGTTTTGTAGAAGTTGAAGACGCAGATGCTGATAACATGATTAATGCTATGAATGGTTCAGATCTAGGCGGTCGTCAAATTGTAGTCAACGAAGCGAAACCGCGGCAAGGCTAG
- a CDS encoding nicotinate-nucleotide adenylyltransferase, which translates to MTEKRKIGIMGGTFDPIHIGHLVTAEAVRIQYGLEKVLFIPAGNPPHKQDQNVTPAMHRYIMTVMATYSNPYFCVSPIELERSGPSFTIDTVKELIKIYGKRTELYFITGADAIQDLPTWEQIDELIGLCHFVGATRPGCISSLDNVIKRFGTLGRRRIHRLATPELEISSTDIRERVRKGQSIKYVVPESVESYILKEGLYI; encoded by the coding sequence ATGACGGAAAAGCGAAAAATCGGCATAATGGGTGGTACATTCGACCCCATTCACATTGGCCATTTAGTTACCGCTGAGGCAGTGCGCATTCAATACGGTCTAGAAAAAGTTTTGTTTATACCTGCAGGAAATCCACCGCATAAGCAAGACCAAAATGTAACTCCGGCGATGCATCGTTATATTATGACGGTGATGGCGACTTACTCGAACCCCTATTTTTGTGTATCGCCTATTGAACTGGAAAGATCCGGACCTTCGTTTACAATTGATACAGTTAAAGAACTGATAAAAATATATGGCAAAAGGACAGAACTTTATTTTATAACCGGGGCGGACGCAATCCAAGATTTGCCTACTTGGGAACAGATAGACGAGCTGATTGGGCTTTGTCATTTTGTTGGCGCAACCCGGCCTGGGTGTATAAGCAGTTTAGATAATGTTATTAAAAGATTCGGTACGCTCGGGCGGAGACGAATTCATCGTCTGGCAACACCTGAACTTGAGATATCTTCGACAGATATTCGTGAGCGCGTTAGAAAAGGGCAATCTATTAAATATGTCGTTCCGGAAAGTGTAGAAAGTTATATTCTAAAAGAAGGTCTGTATATTTAA
- a CDS encoding glutamate-5-semialdehyde dehydrogenase, producing MDYAAELTYKGKTAKTAARKLAVMPSTIKDKALIEMADALERFQSDIMAANDTDIENGKAKGLSKALLDRLLLNEARVKAMAEGLRQIAALPDPIGEGLGTKRRPNGLEITKVRVPLGVIGIIYEARPNVTVDAAGLCLKSGNAVILRGGSEAIASNTAIIKVITAAAYTAGIPEGAIQFIETTDRQAVNAMLKLNQYLDVIIPRGGAGLIKTVVENSSVPVIETGTGICHTFVDESADLNMAEAIAYNAKVSRPGVCNAMETLLVHEAVAAKFLPSMLEKYNQAGVELRGCPKTAVYNRAVKPAADEDWATEYHDLILSVKVVSGLNEALEHIAKYGTRHSEAIVTKNYNNARRFQQEVDAAAVYVNASTRFTDGFEFGFGAEIGISTQKIHARGPMGLPELTTIKYVIAGDGQIR from the coding sequence ATGGACTATGCTGCAGAACTCACGTATAAAGGAAAAACGGCGAAAACCGCAGCCAGAAAGCTCGCTGTAATGCCTTCAACTATCAAGGATAAAGCCCTTATCGAAATGGCAGATGCTTTGGAGCGCTTTCAAAGTGATATTATGGCAGCAAACGACACTGATATAGAAAACGGGAAGGCCAAAGGGTTATCTAAAGCGTTACTTGATCGTTTGCTTTTGAATGAGGCTAGAGTAAAAGCAATGGCCGAGGGTCTTAGGCAAATAGCAGCTTTGCCTGACCCTATCGGTGAAGGACTAGGAACCAAGCGCCGCCCCAACGGTCTTGAAATCACGAAAGTGAGGGTTCCGCTTGGTGTAATCGGTATTATTTATGAGGCTCGTCCTAATGTAACTGTGGATGCTGCCGGATTATGCCTAAAGTCGGGTAATGCCGTCATTTTGCGCGGCGGTTCGGAAGCTATTGCCTCCAATACTGCGATAATTAAGGTAATTACAGCGGCGGCCTATACCGCCGGGATTCCCGAGGGGGCTATTCAGTTTATTGAAACAACTGACCGTCAAGCGGTTAATGCTATGCTAAAACTAAATCAGTACCTAGATGTCATTATTCCGCGGGGCGGGGCGGGTCTCATAAAGACAGTAGTCGAAAATAGCTCGGTACCGGTAATTGAAACCGGAACAGGCATCTGTCATACTTTTGTAGATGAGTCGGCTGATTTAAACATGGCAGAAGCTATTGCTTACAATGCCAAGGTTTCCCGACCGGGGGTTTGCAACGCTATGGAGACCTTATTAGTACATGAGGCAGTTGCAGCCAAGTTTCTGCCCAGTATGCTTGAAAAATACAATCAAGCGGGGGTAGAACTCAGAGGATGCCCAAAAACAGCCGTCTATAATAGGGCCGTTAAACCGGCTGCAGATGAGGATTGGGCAACTGAATATCATGATCTTATCTTGTCGGTTAAAGTAGTTTCAGGTCTTAACGAAGCTCTAGAGCATATTGCTAAGTATGGAACACGTCATTCCGAGGCAATCGTAACTAAAAACTATAATAATGCCCGGCGGTTTCAGCAGGAAGTCGATGCTGCAGCCGTTTATGTTAATGCATCAACAAGGTTTACTGATGGTTTTGAATTCGGCTTTGGGGCTGAAATCGGCATAAGCACCCAAAAAATTCACGCGCGCGGACCGATGGGTTTACCGGAACTCACTACCATTAAGTATGTTATTGCCGGTGATGGTCAAATAAGGTGA
- the proB gene encoding glutamate 5-kinase: MFTRTSLAEAKRIVVKVGTSTLTHSTGKLNFFRIEKLVRELSDLANQGKEVILVTSGAVGAGMDRLGLKEKPKTIPEKQAAAAVGQGILMHTYEKLFGEYGQVVAQVLLTREDSVKHKRYINSRTTLLTLLKMGVIPVINENDAVAIDELKIGDNDTLSAVVASIVDADLLIILSDIEGLYNDNPQKNPDAKLISEVADITPEIEALAGGPGSLRGTGGMYTKLQAAKIAINSGVNMLIASGGRDGAIRDILRGSDIGTIFPAKHNRLQTRKGWLAFGARIQGSVVVDSGCEKAITMKCSSLLSAGIIAIDGKFEHGNTVRVVSEAGREIARGISNYSSDDIRKIMGRHTDEITEILGNKPYDEIIHRDNLVVLV; the protein is encoded by the coding sequence ATGTTTACCAGAACCAGTTTAGCTGAGGCTAAACGCATTGTCGTAAAAGTAGGAACAAGCACGCTTACCCATAGCACAGGCAAGCTTAACTTTTTTCGGATAGAAAAATTGGTACGGGAACTTTCTGATTTAGCCAATCAAGGCAAAGAGGTAATTTTGGTAACTTCCGGAGCTGTGGGGGCCGGGATGGATCGTCTAGGTCTAAAGGAAAAGCCAAAAACAATCCCCGAAAAGCAGGCTGCTGCTGCTGTAGGTCAAGGCATACTTATGCATACATATGAGAAATTGTTCGGCGAGTACGGACAAGTTGTGGCCCAAGTGCTTTTAACGCGTGAAGACTCAGTCAAGCATAAACGTTATATAAACTCGCGCACCACACTTTTGACCCTCTTGAAAATGGGTGTAATACCGGTTATCAATGAGAATGATGCGGTAGCCATCGATGAATTAAAAATCGGCGATAACGATACGCTCTCAGCCGTGGTCGCCAGCATTGTTGATGCTGATTTGCTAATAATCCTTTCTGACATAGAAGGTCTTTATAATGATAATCCCCAAAAAAATCCTGACGCTAAACTCATCAGTGAGGTCGCTGATATTACGCCTGAAATTGAAGCCTTGGCCGGCGGTCCTGGTTCGCTGCGCGGAACGGGCGGAATGTATACTAAGCTTCAGGCAGCAAAAATTGCTATAAATTCTGGTGTCAACATGCTGATTGCCTCAGGTGGGCGAGATGGCGCAATTCGTGACATTCTTAGGGGCAGCGATATCGGGACTATATTTCCTGCCAAGCATAACCGCTTACAAACACGTAAAGGCTGGCTGGCTTTCGGGGCGCGTATTCAAGGCTCGGTTGTAGTGGATAGTGGTTGTGAAAAAGCTATTACTATGAAATGTTCCAGTCTCCTTTCGGCCGGTATTATAGCTATTGATGGCAAATTTGAGCACGGTAATACCGTTAGAGTTGTTTCGGAAGCAGGACGGGAAATTGCCCGCGGCATTTCTAACTATAGCTCGGATGATATTCGAAAAATCATGGGACGGCACACCGATGAGATTACTGAGATTTTAGGAAATAAACCTTATGATGAAATAATACATCGCGATAACTTGGTGGTTTTAGTTTAG
- the yhbY gene encoding ribosome assembly RNA-binding protein YhbY, producing MLTGKQKRFLRAMGSEIDPVVQIGKAGVVDSVVESAKQALAARELIKVRVLQNCSEEPKDAIAQLSKAARAELVQVIGRNGLLYQKNHEKPKIELP from the coding sequence GTGCTGACAGGCAAGCAAAAGCGTTTTCTGCGCGCTATGGGCAGTGAAATTGATCCGGTGGTGCAAATTGGCAAAGCCGGTGTCGTTGATTCTGTAGTTGAAAGTGCCAAACAGGCATTAGCCGCTCGTGAGCTTATCAAAGTTCGGGTACTGCAAAATTGTTCCGAAGAGCCTAAGGACGCTATTGCACAATTATCTAAGGCCGCCAGAGCGGAGTTAGTCCAGGTTATTGGCCGTAACGGGCTTTTATATCAGAAAAATCATGAGAAACCTAAAATAGAACTACCTTAA
- the obgE gene encoding GTPase ObgE: protein MFIDRAKIHVKAGDGGNGMSSFRREKYVPKGGPSGGDGGRGGDIVLVVDPNINTLIDFRYKRKFAAERGVNGQTKNMHGRAADPLFIKVPPGTIVRNEETGEVIADLTTAGQQVVVARGGRGGRGNARFVSSTHRAPTFAENGEPGESSTLLLELKLLADVGLVGYPSVGKSSIISQVSSAKPEVAAYHFTTLTPVLGVVRIDEGKSFVLADIPGLIEGAHEGVGLGHDFLRHIERTKIIIHVLDVSGLEGRDPIEDYQKINKELSLYNEKLSQRQQIVAANKMDLPEAQANFARVAEYMAKEGREIYPVSAATGEGLEKLMQRAGQLLAEYVEEPQESIAAPVIFEAKPEEEFKITRDDDGAYVVHGKEIEKIVAMINFDNDEGVRRFQLAWRRIGIEDALRERGIKEGDTVRIRHMEFEYRE from the coding sequence ATGTTTATAGACAGAGCAAAAATTCATGTAAAAGCCGGTGACGGCGGGAACGGTATGTCAAGCTTTCGCCGAGAAAAATATGTGCCCAAGGGAGGGCCTAGTGGCGGTGACGGAGGCCGCGGCGGTGATATTGTTCTAGTAGTTGATCCTAATATTAATACATTAATTGATTTTCGCTATAAACGAAAATTTGCCGCTGAGCGTGGCGTAAATGGCCAAACTAAAAATATGCATGGCCGTGCTGCCGACCCGCTTTTCATTAAGGTTCCGCCAGGGACCATCGTCCGAAATGAAGAAACCGGTGAAGTCATCGCCGATCTTACAACTGCGGGACAACAGGTAGTTGTTGCGCGCGGCGGTCGGGGCGGTCGCGGCAACGCCCGCTTTGTTTCAAGTACCCATCGAGCACCGACTTTTGCTGAAAATGGGGAGCCTGGCGAAAGCAGTACTTTGCTGCTTGAGTTAAAATTACTTGCGGATGTAGGACTCGTAGGCTATCCCAGTGTAGGCAAGTCAAGCATTATTTCTCAAGTGTCCTCGGCTAAGCCGGAAGTAGCTGCCTATCATTTCACTACCCTTACACCGGTTTTGGGGGTGGTAAGAATTGATGAGGGAAAGAGCTTTGTGCTTGCCGACATCCCAGGTCTGATTGAAGGGGCGCATGAAGGCGTTGGTCTTGGCCATGATTTTTTGCGCCACATTGAAAGAACTAAAATAATTATTCATGTCCTTGATGTTTCCGGTCTTGAGGGCCGTGATCCGATTGAGGACTATCAAAAGATAAATAAGGAGCTTAGCTTATACAACGAGAAACTCTCGCAACGCCAGCAAATTGTGGCGGCGAACAAAATGGATTTACCTGAGGCGCAGGCAAATTTTGCGCGGGTTGCTGAATATATGGCCAAAGAGGGGCGCGAGATATATCCTGTTTCGGCCGCAACCGGAGAAGGCCTAGAGAAGCTTATGCAGCGAGCAGGGCAATTGCTAGCTGAATACGTTGAGGAGCCTCAAGAAAGTATTGCAGCGCCGGTTATTTTTGAAGCTAAGCCGGAAGAAGAATTTAAGATAACTCGTGATGATGACGGCGCTTATGTTGTTCATGGTAAAGAAATTGAGAAAATTGTTGCCATGATTAACTTTGATAATGATGAAGGCGTACGCCGCTTTCAGCTTGCTTGGCGCAGGATCGGAATCGAGGATGCGCTCCGTGAACGCGGTATCAAAGAAGGCGATACTGTTCGGATTCGTCACATGGAGTTTGAGTATAGGGAATAA
- a CDS encoding histidine kinase: MDKTPENGQVCEELVRLLRVQRHDFINHLQVIHAMLQLGRSEKALNYIEDLAKDKGLVDDQIMRHARQRECKHKLDVV, encoded by the coding sequence ATGGATAAAACGCCGGAAAATGGTCAAGTTTGCGAGGAATTGGTTAGGTTGCTTAGAGTGCAGCGTCATGATTTTATTAATCATCTGCAGGTTATTCATGCGATGCTGCAACTTGGCAGGTCGGAAAAGGCCCTTAATTATATCGAAGATTTAGCTAAAGATAAGGGATTGGTGGATGACCAAATCATGAGACACGCCCGCCAACGCGAGTGCAAACATAAGCTTGATGTTGTGTAA
- the rpmA gene encoding 50S ribosomal protein L27: protein MFKFDLQLFAHKKGVGSTRNGRDSESKRLGVKRHAGEVVTAGSILVRQRGTHFHPGKNVGIGKDDTLYAKIAGRVSFERKGRVDRQVSVYAIEEAM, encoded by the coding sequence ATGTTTAAATTTGACTTACAGTTATTTGCTCATAAAAAAGGTGTGGGTAGTACTCGTAACGGTCGCGACAGCGAATCCAAACGCTTAGGCGTAAAACGCCATGCAGGTGAAGTTGTTACCGCCGGCAGCATTTTAGTCCGTCAAAGAGGTACGCACTTCCATCCGGGCAAAAACGTTGGTATCGGTAAAGACGACACCTTATATGCAAAAATTGCCGGTCGCGTGTCCTTCGAACGTAAAGGTCGCGTAGACAGACAAGTCAGCGTATATGCTATAGAAGAAGCTATGTAA
- a CDS encoding ribosomal-processing cysteine protease Prp, whose protein sequence is MITIDIFRNQAQAIVGFSVKGHADTAPHGQDIVCAAVSALTQTSILGLERYLGREIELDIESGNLKLELLLSPDSLTSAILETMLLGLSEIAKQHSRSVRIIEHRR, encoded by the coding sequence ATGATCACGATAGATATTTTTCGTAATCAGGCCCAAGCTATTGTTGGCTTTAGTGTAAAAGGACATGCCGATACAGCGCCGCATGGTCAGGATATTGTCTGTGCTGCAGTATCAGCCTTAACCCAAACGTCAATACTAGGGCTTGAGCGATATTTAGGACGCGAAATTGAGTTGGATATTGAAAGCGGTAATCTTAAACTTGAATTATTATTATCGCCGGATAGCTTAACTAGCGCTATTTTGGAAACAATGCTGCTTGGGCTTAGCGAAATTGCCAAGCAACATTCGCGGAGTGTTCGGATAATAGAACACAGGAGGTGA
- the rplU gene encoding 50S ribosomal protein L21 translates to MYAIIETGGKQYRVSEGDVLTIEKLDTNEGETVEFDRVLTVVKDSELILGKPVIADAKVTAKVLEHGKGKKILVFKYKAKSNYRRRQGHRQPFTKVVIEKIEA, encoded by the coding sequence ATGTACGCAATTATCGAAACAGGCGGAAAGCAATATCGTGTCAGCGAAGGCGATGTACTTACTATCGAAAAGCTTGATACTAACGAAGGCGAAACAGTTGAGTTTGACCGCGTGTTAACTGTTGTAAAAGACAGCGAATTGATTCTTGGCAAACCGGTAATAGCTGACGCGAAAGTGACAGCAAAAGTTCTGGAGCATGGCAAAGGTAAGAAGATTTTGGTATTCAAATATAAGGCAAAATCCAACTACCGTAGACGCCAAGGCCATCGCCAACCGTTTACCAAAGTTGTTATTGAGAAAATCGAGGCTTAA
- a CDS encoding Rne/Rng family ribonuclease — translation MAKKIIVNVMPEETRMALLEDSELSEVAIERTDNAHIVGNIYKGKIKNILPGMQAAFIDIGCDKNAFLYTGDISPQTMSGSGNLTVGQDIIVQIVKEPIGTKGPRATTNITVPGRYIVLMPTVDYIGISRRIDQDSERERLKTLAGKIKAEGTGLIIRTVAQSKDEADLKKDADYLYNLWHSLAARAKRAHAPALLYRDVDMVIRVVRDHLTADVDQLILDNREAYGRVCDLLKAISPELVTKAVLYEGREDVFDHFGIEKELEKLGQRCVWLKCGGYIIIDRTEALTVIDVNTGKYVGDSSLEDTVFRTNLEAAAEIARQLRLRDIGGIIIIDFIDMDTDEHKQAVLETLTGHLKKDRTKTNVIGLTGLGLVEMTRKKSRQNIESILYTACPCCEGRGRVHSPETVSINIRRRLRKLSSQASWQGDAIVQVHPTVAAILNRGDEVASLQKELGRSIMIESVSSMHPEVFTILHHKQ, via the coding sequence ATGGCCAAGAAAATAATTGTCAACGTTATGCCGGAGGAAACTCGGATGGCGCTTCTCGAAGACAGCGAGCTTTCGGAAGTGGCTATAGAACGAACAGATAATGCGCATATTGTTGGAAATATTTATAAAGGGAAAATAAAAAATATTCTACCGGGTATGCAGGCAGCATTTATAGATATCGGCTGTGATAAAAATGCCTTTTTATACACCGGTGATATCTCGCCTCAGACTATGAGCGGAAGCGGAAACCTTACTGTTGGACAAGACATAATTGTTCAAATTGTAAAGGAGCCTATTGGCACCAAAGGGCCGAGAGCAACAACCAATATTACTGTGCCTGGGCGCTATATAGTCCTCATGCCGACAGTGGATTATATCGGCATTTCCCGCCGCATTGACCAAGACAGCGAACGGGAAAGGTTAAAGACATTGGCTGGTAAAATAAAAGCAGAGGGTACAGGGCTTATAATTCGAACAGTAGCCCAAAGCAAAGATGAGGCTGATTTAAAAAAGGATGCCGACTATCTCTATAATCTATGGCACTCTCTGGCAGCCAGAGCTAAACGGGCGCATGCTCCGGCGTTATTGTATCGCGACGTCGATATGGTTATTCGTGTCGTTAGGGATCATTTAACCGCAGATGTTGATCAACTTATTCTTGATAACCGTGAAGCATATGGCCGGGTTTGTGATTTGTTAAAAGCAATTTCGCCGGAATTAGTGACTAAGGCAGTTTTATATGAGGGAAGAGAAGACGTTTTTGATCACTTTGGTATTGAAAAGGAACTTGAAAAGCTAGGTCAACGGTGTGTGTGGCTCAAATGTGGCGGATATATAATAATTGATCGGACTGAAGCGTTGACAGTTATTGATGTTAATACCGGCAAGTACGTAGGGGACAGCAGTCTTGAAGATACCGTATTTCGCACTAACCTTGAGGCGGCAGCTGAAATTGCTCGGCAGCTCAGGTTAAGAGATATCGGCGGTATAATCATAATTGATTTTATTGATATGGATACTGATGAACATAAACAAGCCGTGCTTGAAACGCTTACAGGACATTTAAAGAAAGACCGGACAAAGACAAATGTCATTGGGCTTACAGGGCTGGGTCTTGTTGAAATGACTCGTAAAAAGTCGCGTCAGAACATTGAAAGTATATTATATACCGCTTGTCCTTGCTGCGAAGGGCGAGGGAGGGTTCATTCCCCGGAAACTGTTAGTATAAATATCAGGCGGCGCCTTCGCAAGCTTAGCTCACAAGCAAGCTGGCAGGGCGATGCCATTGTTCAGGTTCATCCGACGGTTGCAGCAATCCTTAATCGGGGAGACGAGGTTGCTTCATTGCAGAAGGAGCTTGGGCGAAGCATAATGATCGAATCCGTATCGTCGATGCATCCTGAGGTTTTTACGATTCTGCATCATAAGCAATAA
- a CDS encoding DUF2344 domain-containing protein, which translates to MAKLRMEITKGNEIRFIAHLDYARAIERAVRRANLPAAYSEGFNPHMKIAFASALGVGVASDAEYVDIELKREVAVNDVISQLGAKLPPGVHLKRAKYIPATSPALMASVNLAKYSVIASISSKADKAAIDASLSNFNNAQEVHFTRQSPKGKREISVKEFVKRVEASVEENKLIINFACIITPKGTIKPSEVIETLAVSFGLPIEKDSISINRLGLYIIDKGIQLSPLDL; encoded by the coding sequence ATGGCTAAATTACGGATGGAAATTACTAAGGGCAATGAAATACGGTTTATAGCCCATCTCGATTATGCCAGGGCAATTGAACGTGCTGTTCGGCGGGCAAATTTGCCGGCAGCCTATTCCGAAGGTTTTAACCCGCATATGAAAATCGCCTTTGCCTCGGCGCTGGGTGTAGGGGTAGCGAGTGATGCTGAATATGTAGATATCGAGCTTAAACGGGAAGTAGCGGTAAATGATGTTATAAGCCAACTCGGCGCTAAACTGCCGCCGGGTGTCCATTTGAAACGAGCCAAATATATTCCCGCCACAAGCCCAGCCTTGATGGCAAGTGTTAATTTAGCTAAATATAGTGTAATTGCCTCAATTTCGTCCAAAGCCGACAAAGCGGCAATTGATGCCAGTCTGAGTAATTTTAATAATGCTCAGGAGGTGCACTTTACCCGCCAATCACCGAAAGGCAAACGCGAGATTAGTGTTAAAGAGTTTGTTAAGCGAGTAGAAGCGAGCGTAGAAGAGAATAAGCTTATAATAAATTTTGCTTGTATCATTACGCCAAAAGGAACAATTAAGCCCAGTGAAGTTATTGAAACCTTAGCAGTGTCGTTTGGACTGCCGATTGAAAAAGACAGCATTTCAATTAACCGACTGGGACTGTATATTATTGACAAAGGCATACAGTTGTCGCCGCTTGACCTTTGA